A region from the Sandaracinus amylolyticus genome encodes:
- the rimP gene encoding ribosome maturation factor RimP: MNARNDSPLDKPAIEAIAEPVCRAHGVELVDVQWTMDRGGPVLRVLIDRERPDMTPGEPGSGVSIDDCQGVSRDLSTALDVHEKVVPSVRYRLEVSSPGLDRPLVKRRDFERFAGLEVKVQTRVPVPGTEDRKKVQGVLRGLDGDVVRIEEGSTAFEIPFGDIVKAHVVYRFTRAAR; this comes from the coding sequence GTGAACGCCCGCAACGACAGCCCCCTGGACAAGCCTGCGATCGAAGCGATCGCGGAGCCGGTCTGTCGTGCGCACGGCGTCGAGCTGGTCGACGTGCAGTGGACGATGGATCGCGGCGGGCCGGTGCTGCGCGTGCTGATCGATCGGGAGCGCCCGGACATGACGCCCGGCGAGCCCGGGAGCGGGGTGTCGATCGACGACTGCCAGGGCGTGAGCCGCGATCTCTCGACCGCGCTCGACGTGCACGAGAAGGTCGTGCCGAGCGTTCGTTATCGCCTCGAGGTGAGCTCGCCGGGGCTCGATCGGCCGCTGGTCAAGCGCCGCGACTTCGAGCGCTTCGCCGGGCTCGAGGTGAAGGTGCAGACGCGCGTGCCGGTGCCCGGCACCGAGGATCGCAAGAAGGTCCAGGGCGTGCTGCGGGGGCTCGACGGAGACGTGGTGCGGATCGAGGAAGGATCGACGGCCTTCGAGATCCCCTTCGGCGACATCGTGAAGGCCCACGTGGTCTACAGGTTCACGCGCGCTGCTCGCTGA
- the nusA gene encoding transcription termination factor NusA produces MQSGGFSLQQLIDQVSKEKGIDPRVLTETMEQAILTAAKRTFGMNRELEARYNPDTGNVDLFQYMTVVDDVGDEERQLSVEDARRHGLEAEIGEELGFQVFYLPEDADKARQQDKEFGDLLKMQQHRRGFGRIAAQTAKQVIIQRMREAERELVFNEFKDRRGELITGIVRRFERGSNIIVDLGRTEAILPAREQTPRESYRPGDRIVALLKDIDREARGPQIILSRTDVGLLVKLFEMEVPEIYEGIVKIVAAAREPGARSKIAVTSRDSDVDPVGACVGMKGSRVQAVVQELRGEKIDIVPWDRDPARFVCNAIAPAEVSRVIIDEGATQMELVVPDAKLSLAIGRRGQNVRLASQLTGWKLDIISDTRFRQIEDQAMTALSMIGSVDENVAKALYRAGFRSIDEILEASDQEIASIEGVGSEKRAAQIKADALAASEGYRQRLVDEAIDRAEPLSEREMLLLVGGISERVADALERGGYKSASDVQRETDVDRLAIKTGLGNQRAREIKDAVARFVEEDLERIRRAQRERAASRLLGPAEGEGGEQEGSLEG; encoded by the coding sequence ATGCAGAGCGGAGGGTTCTCGCTGCAGCAGCTGATCGATCAGGTGAGCAAGGAGAAGGGCATCGACCCTCGCGTGCTCACCGAGACGATGGAGCAGGCGATTCTCACGGCCGCGAAGCGGACGTTCGGGATGAACCGCGAGCTCGAGGCTCGCTACAACCCCGACACCGGCAACGTCGACCTCTTCCAGTACATGACCGTCGTGGACGACGTCGGAGACGAGGAGCGCCAGCTCTCCGTCGAGGACGCGCGCCGTCACGGTCTCGAAGCCGAGATCGGCGAGGAGCTCGGCTTCCAGGTCTTCTACCTGCCCGAGGACGCCGACAAGGCGCGCCAGCAGGACAAGGAGTTCGGCGATCTGCTGAAGATGCAGCAGCACCGCCGTGGCTTCGGCCGCATCGCGGCGCAGACCGCGAAGCAGGTGATCATCCAGCGCATGCGCGAGGCGGAGCGCGAGCTCGTGTTCAACGAGTTCAAGGACCGCCGCGGCGAGCTGATCACGGGCATCGTGCGCCGCTTCGAGCGCGGCTCGAACATCATCGTCGACCTCGGGCGCACCGAGGCGATCCTGCCCGCGCGCGAGCAGACGCCGCGCGAGAGCTACCGTCCCGGCGACCGCATCGTCGCGCTGCTGAAGGACATCGATCGCGAGGCGCGTGGCCCGCAGATCATCCTGTCGCGCACCGACGTCGGGCTGCTCGTGAAGCTGTTCGAGATGGAGGTGCCCGAGATCTACGAGGGCATCGTGAAGATCGTCGCGGCCGCGCGCGAGCCCGGCGCGCGCTCGAAGATCGCGGTCACCTCGCGCGACTCGGACGTCGATCCGGTGGGCGCCTGCGTCGGCATGAAGGGCTCGCGCGTGCAGGCCGTCGTGCAGGAGCTCCGCGGCGAGAAGATCGACATCGTGCCGTGGGATCGCGATCCCGCGCGCTTCGTGTGCAACGCGATCGCGCCGGCCGAGGTCTCGCGCGTCATCATCGACGAGGGCGCCACGCAGATGGAGCTCGTCGTACCGGACGCGAAGCTCTCGCTCGCGATCGGTCGGCGCGGCCAGAACGTGCGCCTCGCGTCGCAGCTGACGGGCTGGAAGCTCGACATCATCAGCGACACGCGCTTCCGCCAGATCGAGGATCAGGCGATGACGGCGCTCTCGATGATCGGGAGCGTCGACGAGAACGTCGCGAAGGCGCTGTACCGCGCGGGCTTCCGCAGCATCGACGAGATCCTCGAGGCGTCGGACCAGGAGATCGCGTCGATCGAGGGCGTCGGCTCGGAGAAGCGCGCGGCGCAGATCAAGGCGGACGCGCTCGCGGCCAGCGAGGGCTACCGCCAGCGCCTCGTCGACGAGGCGATCGATCGTGCAGAGCCGCTCAGCGAGCGCGAGATGCTGCTGCTCGTCGGCGGCATCAGCGAGCGCGTGGCGGACGCGCTGGAGCGCGGCGGCTACAAGAGCGCCTCGGACGTGCAGCGCGAGACCGACGTCGATCGGCTTGCGATCAAGACCGGTCTCGGCAACCAGAGGGCGCGCGAGATCAAGGACGCGGTCGCTCGGTTCGTCGAGGAAGACCTCGAGCGCATCCGCCGCGCGCAGCGCGAGCGGGCGGCGTCGAGGCTGCTCGGGCCGGCCGAGGGCGAGGGCGGAGAGCAGGAAGGCAGCCTGGAGGGCTGA
- a CDS encoding YlxR family protein, which yields MLMVDEQQRRGRGTDEQEVDGDDAGEASSRAVSERLCAGCRRTVPREELLRFAIGPEAPYLAPDPQRKLGGRGVSVHPTRACIELAAKRGGFARALKKGVAIDAAALCESAAVLYVMRAESLLIAAARRKKLAIGTDAVRDALRRPERSGGAEECEVEVLVVAADAEGRREELRAAAEKLGRRCTVLGTKGSLGRLFGRDEVGVLGILDRGIADEVVRCAARAAELESPVGIGDRGRGGASVRVSEGEGE from the coding sequence ATGCTGATGGTCGACGAGCAGCAGCGCCGCGGGCGCGGCACGGACGAGCAGGAGGTCGACGGCGACGACGCCGGCGAGGCCTCGTCGCGCGCCGTGTCCGAGCGCCTGTGCGCGGGCTGCCGTCGCACCGTTCCGCGCGAGGAGCTGCTGCGCTTCGCGATCGGCCCGGAGGCGCCGTACCTCGCGCCCGATCCCCAGCGGAAGCTGGGCGGGCGCGGCGTGTCGGTGCACCCGACGCGCGCGTGCATCGAGCTCGCGGCGAAGCGGGGCGGCTTCGCGCGTGCGCTGAAGAAGGGCGTCGCGATCGATGCCGCCGCCCTGTGCGAGAGCGCTGCGGTGCTCTATGTGATGCGCGCCGAGAGCTTGCTCATCGCCGCTGCCCGGCGGAAGAAGCTGGCCATCGGGACCGACGCCGTGCGCGACGCGCTCCGACGTCCGGAGCGGAGCGGCGGGGCCGAAGAGTGCGAGGTCGAGGTGCTGGTGGTCGCGGCGGATGCCGAGGGCCGGCGCGAGGAGCTGCGGGCAGCAGCCGAGAAGCTCGGGAGACGCTGTACGGTGTTGGGAACCAAGGGCTCGCTCGGTCGCCTCTTCGGCCGGGATGAAGTGGGTGTGCTCGGGATCCTCGACCGCGGGATCGCGGACGAGGTGGTGCGCTGTGCCGCGCGCGCGGCCGAGCTGGAGTCACCGGTAGGAATTGGCGATCGGGGCCGTGGCGGGGCCTCCGTTCGCGTGTCGGAGGGCGAGGGCGAATGA
- the infB gene encoding translation initiation factor IF-2, with protein sequence MTTTKVRVYEVARELGMDNRELMNRFAALGIPVRNHMSALEPAEVDRVKRALEKDKAQNTVEERIRPTVVRRRTAAAPEPVAAAPAPAPVITREAPRAENGHAAVAPVAPRPVAPTPPPAAPPVVEREREAAPPPPPAPVVAAPPPAVEREAAPQPPAPVVEAARPEAPPPPVAARPVAPAVTEEPKPAPAPVPAPAPVVAAPTPPPPAPVAAAPRPAPVAAPERPAPAPAAAAQASSGPALRPSQPPPASVRLAHSNLPPGVVARGNVTAPSAPPPSAATVSRIVSQHAQGPGGRTQWTPDGGQRRRVQVPGSTLGPPGRPMPGQRPGAKRRPMPGKKGMKTEITTPSAQKRIIRIEDNIALQQLAQKMSLKATDVLMKLIQMGMGGVNINSTLDSDTAKLLASEFGYEVENVAKSDDDMIAEARGAAGAQEDLEARAPIVTVMGHVDHGKTSLLDRIRKANVAAGEAGGITQHIGAYRVDTGKGPIVFLDTPGHEAFTAMRARGAQATDVVVLVVAADDGVMPQTREAINHARAAEVPIIVAVNKIDKPGARPDQIRQELSGLGLQPEDWGGDTLFVNVSALSGENVDVLLENIALQTEIMELQANPAAAAEGVVLEAYLDKGRGVVANVLVQNGTLNQGDLMLAGVALGRIRALTDDRGRRVKNAGPATPVEVLGLPDLPQAGDQFFVVADQKKAQELVDARKKAVAAKAKTTTAKGLEDLYAMMKAGEVQELNLVIKSDVAGSVEALVKALTELSTEKVKVNVIHTGVGGITENDVMLATASKAIIIGFNVRPAGQAAAVAKSEGVEIRQYSIIYEAVDEVKKAMTGLLAPVFKQKELGKADVRAVFNIPKAGTIAGCYVTEGTIKRNAKARLVRDSVQVWEGTIASLRRVKDDVREVTSGFECGVGLENFNDIHEGDVIECYELEQVAASL encoded by the coding sequence ATGACGACCACCAAGGTCCGGGTGTACGAGGTCGCGCGCGAGCTCGGGATGGACAATCGCGAGCTCATGAACCGCTTTGCGGCGCTGGGCATCCCGGTGCGGAATCACATGAGCGCGCTCGAGCCGGCCGAGGTCGATCGGGTCAAGCGCGCGCTCGAGAAGGACAAGGCGCAGAACACGGTGGAAGAGCGCATTCGCCCGACGGTCGTGCGCCGTCGTACGGCTGCGGCGCCCGAGCCGGTCGCTGCGGCGCCCGCCCCGGCGCCGGTGATCACGCGCGAGGCGCCGCGGGCCGAGAACGGCCACGCCGCGGTCGCGCCCGTCGCGCCGCGTCCCGTGGCGCCCACGCCGCCTCCGGCCGCTCCGCCGGTCGTCGAGCGTGAGCGCGAGGCCGCGCCGCCCCCGCCGCCTGCGCCCGTCGTGGCCGCGCCCCCGCCGGCCGTCGAGCGCGAGGCTGCGCCGCAGCCGCCGGCTCCGGTCGTCGAGGCCGCCCGTCCCGAGGCGCCGCCTCCGCCGGTCGCTGCGCGCCCGGTCGCGCCGGCCGTCACCGAGGAGCCCAAGCCCGCGCCGGCTCCCGTGCCCGCCCCCGCGCCGGTCGTCGCCGCCCCGACGCCGCCGCCGCCCGCGCCCGTCGCCGCGGCGCCCAGGCCGGCCCCGGTCGCCGCGCCGGAGCGTCCGGCGCCCGCGCCCGCAGCCGCCGCCCAGGCCTCCTCGGGCCCGGCGCTGCGTCCCTCGCAGCCGCCGCCCGCGTCGGTGCGCCTCGCGCACTCGAACCTGCCGCCCGGCGTCGTCGCGCGCGGCAACGTGACCGCGCCGAGCGCGCCGCCGCCCAGCGCGGCGACCGTCTCGCGCATCGTGTCCCAGCACGCCCAGGGCCCCGGCGGCCGCACGCAGTGGACGCCCGACGGCGGGCAGCGTCGCAGGGTCCAGGTCCCCGGCTCGACGCTCGGTCCCCCGGGCCGTCCGATGCCCGGTCAGCGCCCCGGCGCCAAGCGCCGCCCGATGCCCGGCAAGAAGGGCATGAAGACGGAGATCACGACTCCGTCGGCGCAGAAGCGCATCATCCGCATCGAGGACAACATCGCGCTGCAGCAGCTCGCGCAGAAGATGTCCCTCAAGGCGACCGACGTGCTGATGAAGCTCATCCAGATGGGGATGGGCGGCGTGAACATCAACAGCACGCTCGACTCCGACACCGCGAAGCTGCTCGCGAGCGAGTTCGGCTACGAGGTCGAGAACGTCGCGAAGAGCGACGACGACATGATCGCCGAGGCGCGTGGCGCCGCCGGCGCGCAGGAAGACCTCGAGGCGCGCGCCCCGATCGTCACGGTCATGGGCCACGTCGACCACGGCAAGACCTCGCTGCTCGATCGCATCCGCAAGGCGAACGTGGCGGCGGGCGAGGCCGGCGGCATCACCCAGCACATCGGCGCGTACCGCGTCGACACCGGCAAGGGCCCGATCGTGTTCCTCGACACGCCCGGCCACGAGGCGTTCACCGCGATGCGTGCCCGCGGCGCGCAGGCGACCGACGTCGTCGTGCTGGTCGTCGCGGCGGACGACGGCGTGATGCCGCAGACGCGCGAGGCCATCAACCACGCGCGCGCGGCGGAAGTGCCGATCATCGTGGCGGTCAACAAGATCGACAAGCCGGGCGCGCGCCCGGATCAGATCCGCCAGGAGCTCTCGGGCCTCGGCCTCCAGCCGGAGGACTGGGGCGGCGACACGCTCTTCGTGAACGTGTCGGCGCTGAGCGGCGAGAACGTCGACGTTCTCCTCGAGAACATCGCGCTGCAGACCGAGATCATGGAGCTGCAGGCGAACCCGGCGGCGGCCGCCGAGGGCGTCGTGCTCGAGGCGTACCTCGACAAGGGCCGCGGTGTCGTCGCGAACGTGCTCGTGCAGAACGGCACGCTCAACCAGGGCGACCTGATGCTCGCCGGCGTCGCGCTCGGCCGCATCCGCGCGCTCACCGACGATCGTGGACGCCGCGTGAAGAACGCGGGTCCCGCGACGCCGGTCGAGGTGCTCGGTCTGCCGGACCTCCCGCAGGCGGGTGATCAGTTCTTCGTCGTCGCCGACCAGAAGAAGGCGCAGGAGCTGGTCGACGCGCGCAAGAAGGCGGTCGCCGCGAAGGCGAAGACGACCACCGCGAAGGGCCTCGAGGATCTCTACGCCATGATGAAGGCGGGCGAGGTCCAGGAGCTCAACCTCGTCATCAAGAGCGACGTGGCCGGCTCGGTCGAGGCGCTCGTGAAGGCGCTGACGGAGCTCTCGACCGAGAAGGTCAAGGTCAACGTCATCCACACCGGCGTCGGTGGCATCACCGAGAACGACGTCATGCTCGCGACCGCGTCGAAGGCGATCATCATCGGCTTCAACGTGCGCCCGGCAGGTCAGGCGGCGGCCGTCGCGAAGAGCGAGGGCGTCGAGATTCGCCAGTACTCGATCATCTACGAGGCGGTCGACGAGGTGAAGAAGGCCATGACCGGCCTCCTCGCCCCGGTGTTCAAGCAGAAGGAGCTCGGCAAGGCCGACGTTCGCGCCGTCTTCAACATCCCGAAGGCGGGCACGATCGCGGGCTGTTACGTCACCGAAGGCACGATCAAGCGCAACGCGAAGGCGCGCTTGGTGCGCGACTCGGTGCAGGTCTGGGAAGGCACGATCGCCAGCCTGCGTCGCGTGAAGGACGACGTGCGCGAGGTGACGTCGGGCTTCGAGTGCGGTGTCGGCCTCGAGAACTTCAACGACATCCACGAGGGCGACGTGATCGAGTGCTACGAGCTCGAGCAGGTGGCTGCGAGCCTGTAG
- a CDS encoding DUF503 domain-containing protein, whose translation MVVGVCRIVLALPSVDSLKGKRSIVRRIVDRVRHKFNAAIAEVAEMDAHRRAVLGFAVVSNDARHANSMVDTIVSFVSSATEALVIDRSMEIVHLEDHFGGGLDAAIDRSYDEPGEDDDDGR comes from the coding sequence GTGGTCGTCGGCGTGTGTCGAATCGTGCTCGCGCTCCCGAGCGTCGACTCGCTCAAGGGAAAGCGCTCGATCGTGCGGCGCATCGTCGACCGCGTGAGGCACAAGTTCAACGCGGCGATCGCGGAGGTCGCGGAGATGGACGCGCATCGTCGTGCAGTGCTGGGGTTCGCGGTGGTCTCGAACGACGCGCGCCACGCGAACTCGATGGTCGACACGATCGTGTCGTTCGTGAGCAGCGCGACCGAGGCGCTGGTGATCGATCGCTCGATGGAGATCGTTCACCTCGAGGACCACTTCGGCGGCGGGCTCGACGCCGCGATCGATCGCTCGTACGACGAGCCGGGCGAGGACGACGACGATGGGCGCTAG
- the rbfA gene encoding 30S ribosome-binding factor RbfA, with product MGASGAGRDKRIAERIRADVMDLLLRGAIRDPDVQGAVVSAVDVTNDLSVARVWLRALEGDVDAARRKRLVSAMKRAGGFIRRELGRTLQVRRVPELRFEWDEGADRAARVEALLDEIAIEQRARKEDGQS from the coding sequence ATGGGCGCTAGCGGAGCAGGTCGTGACAAGCGCATCGCCGAGCGGATCCGCGCGGACGTGATGGATCTCTTGCTGCGCGGTGCGATCCGCGATCCGGACGTGCAGGGCGCCGTCGTGTCGGCGGTGGACGTGACGAACGATCTCTCGGTCGCGCGCGTCTGGCTGCGCGCGCTCGAGGGCGACGTGGACGCGGCGCGGCGCAAGCGGCTCGTGTCCGCGATGAAGCGCGCGGGCGGGTTCATCCGTCGCGAGCTCGGGCGCACGCTGCAGGTGCGTCGCGTGCCGGAGCTTCGCTTCGAGTGGGACGAGGGCGCCGATCGTGCGGCGCGCGTCGAAGCGTTGCTCGACGAGATCGCGATCGAGCAGCGCGCACGGAAGGAGGACGGGCAGTCATGA
- a CDS encoding DHH family phosphoesterase has protein sequence MSRARAVELVRAGSRFLVTCHVRPDADALGSALGLAAILRSIGKDALVYSQDGVPPLLQFLDGKEKVARDVPPGRFDATFVMDAAARELVPPLPPSERSGPVVIVDHHAAADGFGDVIVREVDAVATGEVVLRLMQSLGVKDVPRDAAQPVYAAIVADTGGFRYSGTNATTHRLAAQLLEQGVDPWQVASHLFERWAPQRMALLGEVLRAMKIELDGRLAIVAVDREMMARTGASDDMIEGMVNYGRMLEGVEIAALLWTPEKGQDVKISLRSAGRADVAALAVTLGGGGHRAAAGASVRNAELATVVARLRDEAAKVLARH, from the coding sequence ATGAGCCGTGCACGTGCAGTCGAGCTCGTCCGTGCAGGGTCGCGTTTCCTCGTGACCTGTCACGTGCGCCCCGACGCCGACGCGCTGGGATCGGCGCTCGGCCTCGCGGCGATCCTGCGCTCGATCGGGAAGGACGCGTTGGTCTACAGCCAGGATGGCGTGCCTCCGCTGCTCCAGTTCCTCGACGGCAAGGAGAAGGTCGCGCGCGACGTGCCGCCCGGGCGCTTCGACGCGACGTTCGTGATGGATGCCGCGGCGCGCGAGCTCGTGCCGCCGCTGCCTCCGAGCGAGCGCAGCGGGCCCGTCGTGATCGTCGATCACCACGCGGCGGCCGATGGCTTCGGCGACGTGATCGTGCGCGAGGTCGACGCGGTCGCGACCGGCGAGGTCGTGCTGCGCCTGATGCAGTCGCTCGGCGTGAAGGACGTGCCGCGCGACGCGGCCCAGCCGGTCTACGCGGCGATCGTCGCGGACACCGGCGGCTTCCGCTACTCGGGCACCAACGCGACGACGCACCGGCTCGCCGCGCAGCTGCTCGAGCAGGGCGTCGATCCGTGGCAGGTCGCGTCGCACCTCTTCGAGCGCTGGGCGCCGCAGCGCATGGCGCTTCTCGGCGAGGTGCTGCGCGCGATGAAGATCGAGCTCGACGGACGCCTCGCGATCGTCGCGGTCGATCGCGAGATGATGGCGCGCACCGGCGCGAGCGACGACATGATCGAGGGCATGGTCAACTACGGGCGCATGCTCGAGGGCGTCGAGATCGCCGCGCTGCTCTGGACGCCCGAGAAGGGCCAGGACGTGAAGATCAGCCTGCGCTCGGCGGGCCGTGCGGACGTCGCCGCGCTCGCGGTGACGCTCGGCGGTGGCGGGCATCGCGCCGCGGCGGGCGCGTCGGTGCGCAACGCGGAGCTCGCGACCGTCGTGGCGCGTCTTCGCGACGAGGCCGCGAAGGTGCTCGCGCGACACTGA
- the truB gene encoding tRNA pseudouridine(55) synthase TruB, producing the protein MTHGVLVVDKPRGPTSHDVVAWARRALGTRAVGHAGTLDPMATGVLVLGVGEGTKLTPYLMSEDKAYETTIVLGAETDTLDAEGRATSEHDVPALDRATVEAACARFVGTYLQRAPAVSAIKKDGVALHERVRRGEDVEAPEREVRCDAIEVLDVRAREIDLRVRCGKGFYVRSLGRDLARELGTRGHLGALRRTRSGAFGAEDALSGEVLQRARRGDEDARAQVRASLRSLEAALSTIARLDVGASGARELRHGRALRIEEPVVREPIAALDESGELVAIVRWSEGALRVVRGFAPRASVEGAS; encoded by the coding sequence GTGACGCACGGAGTGCTCGTCGTCGACAAACCTCGCGGGCCGACGTCGCACGACGTCGTCGCGTGGGCCCGTCGCGCGCTCGGCACGCGCGCCGTCGGCCATGCGGGAACGCTCGATCCGATGGCGACCGGGGTGCTCGTCCTCGGCGTCGGCGAAGGCACGAAGCTCACGCCGTACCTGATGAGCGAGGACAAGGCGTACGAGACGACCATCGTGCTCGGCGCCGAGACCGACACGCTCGACGCCGAAGGGCGCGCGACGTCCGAGCACGACGTACCGGCGCTCGATCGCGCGACGGTCGAGGCTGCGTGTGCACGCTTCGTCGGTACGTACCTGCAGCGCGCCCCGGCGGTGAGCGCGATCAAGAAGGACGGCGTCGCGCTGCACGAGCGCGTGCGTCGCGGCGAGGACGTCGAGGCCCCCGAGCGCGAGGTGCGCTGCGACGCGATCGAGGTGCTCGACGTGCGCGCGAGGGAGATCGATCTGCGCGTGCGCTGCGGAAAAGGGTTCTACGTGCGCTCGCTCGGCCGCGATCTCGCTCGCGAGCTGGGCACGCGAGGTCACCTCGGCGCGCTGCGACGCACGCGAAGCGGCGCGTTCGGCGCGGAGGACGCGCTTTCGGGCGAGGTGCTCCAGCGCGCGCGCCGCGGCGACGAGGACGCGCGAGCGCAGGTGCGCGCGTCGCTGCGATCGCTCGAAGCTGCGCTCTCGACGATCGCGCGCCTCGACGTCGGGGCATCGGGCGCGCGCGAGCTTCGCCACGGGCGTGCGCTCCGCATCGAAGAGCCCGTGGTCCGCGAGCCGATCGCCGCGCTCGACGAGTCGGGTGAGCTCGTCGCGATCGTGCGCTGGAGCGAAGGCGCGCTGCGCGTCGTGCGAGGGTTCGCGCCGCGTGCGAGCGTGGAGGGTGCATCGTGA